The Peptoanaerobacter stomatis genome includes the window GTAAAAAATAATATGTTACTGCTCTGTACATAGCTCCTGTATCTATATACATTATTCCTAATCTGTTCGCTATAAGTTTTGATATTGTACTTTTACCGGCTCCGGCAGGTCCATCTATCGCTATTATCATAATAGACCTCCATGTCCTAATGACGCAATAAATTCTTTGTCTATCTCTATATCCGCCAACGCTCTTGGCAATATTATATCAAACACAGTCTTGGCACAATACATAACTGAACCCGGCAAACCCATTATAGGCACTTTATCGTCAAAATATGAAAGTGCAAACATAGCTCCCGGTAATACAGGTGTACCGTATGTCACAAATTTATCAGCTGTAAGTGATATAGCTTTAGGAGTTAAATCATCAGGATCTACACTCATACCTCCTGTGCACAATATTATATCACATCCTGCCGATTTCAATTTTTTTATTGCTTCCGTTATCATCTGTGTATCATCTGAAACAGTTTCATGAGCTATCACTTCTACACCAAAATCAGCCAGCTTTTCTTTTACAACAGGTGTAAACTCATCTTTTATTCTTCTATGATAAACTTCGCTTCCTGTAGTAACTATACCCGCTTTTTTTCTAACAAAAGGTTTTATATCAAAAACTTTTTTTCCATTTATAATTTTTTTTAAATCTTCCATTTTTTGTTTTTCTATAACAAGAGGTATTATTCTCATTCCTGACAGTTTTGTACCCTTTTTTATCGGAGTATCCCCTTTTATAGATGCCATCATTATATCTTTTTGCATATTTATTTCTTTTAACAAGTTCACATCTACTGTAAAATATCCGTCAATATCTGCTACAAGCTCCATTTTCCCTTCTTTTACAGGTGTAAAACTCATATCTTCGGTTCTTGTCAAATCTATCATAAACTGAGCCGCATCATTTTCGTGCATCATATTATCATCATCTTTTTCCCAAACATATATATGCTCTTTTCCAAGAGATAATAATACCGGTATATCTTCGTCCTTAATAATATGCCCTTTTCTAAATCTTGCATCTTTTACTTTGTCTTTGACTATTTGAGTTATATCATGACATAATATATATCCTACAGCATCCTTGGTATCTATCAATTTCATAAAATTCCTCCAAAAAAGAATTATGTAGTATTAACTTAAAAAGATAATACCACATAAATTCAACTTTTCTTATTTTTTTCTAATTGTAAATATAGTTATATCATCTTCCAACTTTTTCTTATTTGTAAAATCTTCTATCTCTGACAACAAATCTTGACAAGGCTTTTCTTCTCCCTCATCAAGCTTTTTTATAATATATTTTGCCAAATTATCCGCTCCATATTCTTGACCTTGCTCATTTTTTGATTCAATTATTCCATCGGTATAAACAGCAAACAATTCTATGTCGGATATATCAAAAACTTCTTCCTCATAAACTGTATTTTCAAATATTCCAAGGGCTATGGATGTACTTCCATTCATTAATCTGTAATTTCTCTTTCCTTTTTCATCCTTATATACCGCTATTGGTACTGTATGCCCTGCATTTGAAGCATAAGCCTTATTATTTTTAAAATCAAAAAATATCATCTTGGAAGTTATGAACACATCCATCTTATCTAACTCTTTAAACAATATGTTATTAAGTTGGGCTAATATTGTTGACGGAGATGATGTCATTGTAAGCAATAGATTTATTGCCCCTTTTGTCATTGCAACAAAGTAGTTTGACATTATTCCGTGACCCATAACATCTGCTATAAAAAGTATATACTTGTCTTGTTCAACTTTTATAAACTTGCAAAAATCCCCACCTATATACTTATAAGGAACATTAAGATAATCTATGTTCAAAAAATCATCTTCACTCATTATCTCATCTTCCATTATGAGTTTTTGCTGTTGATGTACCAATTGCAAGTCTCTGTGTATAATAGAATCTTCCAAAAGCTTTCTGTTGCTTGTAAATAAATGAACTGATAAAAGTACTTGAGCCGCATATATCCCCAATATTCTAAGATCATCTGTTCTATATTTTTCTGAATTTATCATTACTATCTGACCAATTTTTCTATCATCTTTTATTATATTTTCATAAGCTATTGTACTTATACCGTATTTAGATACATTTGGTGGTATGTCTTCAAATGTAAATGTCTTTTTCTTATCATTTGGATTATATTTAAGAAAATTTGTAGTTATTGCAAGTCTTTTACGATTTCCATGACTTTGTATAATTCTTAAATCAGAATCTTCATCATCTATAAATATCATAGCGGATTTAGAGTTTGTTATCTTACAAATATCCCTTGCTATAAGTTTAAAATATGAGTCAAGCCCTTTGTTTTCATATAAATTATCTGTAAGTGTTTCAATTGATACTATTGCATCTCTCAACTTTCTAACTATTTCATCAATTTCTCTGTTTCTACTTGTAATATCAACAGAAAGAGCAAGCAGTGATGCAACTGATTCCATAAATTTGATATCATCTTGTAACAATTTTTCTTCAGGTCCCAAAAAACAAGTCATAAATCCTCTTGCCTTATCCCCTGAAATTAACGGAACTGCTATTCTACTAACGTATCCGTTCAGCTCTGCAAAATCTCTTTCGCTTTCTCCTCTTTCATCCTCAAACAAATCCTCTATATAACAGGTTTTTTTATTTACAACTGCATCATATATATACTGTGGAAATTCCTCCATTGTTATCTTTTTACCTATAGCAGTTTCTTCACCATTTATGTATTTAGGTATATCCCCTAAGGTTTCTTTGCATACTAAATATGTATATTCATATGTATCTTGCCTAAATATATTGACGCACGCTCTTTTTGGAGGAATAATTTCAAGCATTTTATCAATTACTAAATCTTTTATATCAAAAAAATCTTTAGAAGATGTAACTATTTTTGATATTTCAACCATAGTGCTCAAGGTTTTATCTAAATTACTCAAAATACACCTCTTCAAACTTTAAATTAAAGACATACTAAATATTTTTTATAAAAAATGATTATTTTTATATAGACTTTTTTAGGAAAAAATTTATAAACATATTTATTTCAATACAAACTTCCTTATTTTTAATAACTTCGTTAAGTAAGTTAAAATAAGTTTTCTATTTTAAAATAATCAATCAGTCAAAAATTTATTCTTCCACAAATGCAATATATGATAAATTTCTATATTTTTCTTTATAATCTATACCATATCCCACTATAAACTTATCTTCTATTTCAAAACCTATATAATCAACATCTATATCACATTTTCTTCTTGACGGTTTATCCAACAATGTACATATTTTTAAAACCTTTGCATTTTTATTACTTAAATAATCTTTTAAATATTTAAGAGTGAGCCCTGTATCTATTATATCTTCCACTATTATCACATTTTTCCCACTTATATCATTATCTAAGTCCTTAAGTATCTTTACAACCCCTGAACTTTTAGTTGACATTCCATAACTGGATACAGCCATAAAATCAATTTCTACATCTAAGTCTATATTTCTAATCAAGTCAGATAAAAATACACTTGCACCTTTTAAAACTCCAACTAAAAGTACTTCTTCACCCTTAAAATCTTTTTCTATACTCTTTGCAATTTCATAAACCTTATTTTTTATATCCTCTTGAGATATAAATATACTAGAAATTTTCATTGCATAAACCTCTTCAATTATAAATAAAAATAAATTATCTAAGTAATTATAACATTAAAACTTAAAATTATCTATAAAAAATAAAAAACATTATTTTATAAATTACATAAAATATTAATAAAAATCTCCACAAATATATTGAAAATATAAAATTTTGTGTTAAAATAGTAAAAAAGATATTTATAAATTTTGTTAGAATTTACTTTTATAATCTAATTTTAAGAGTTGAAAATTATGGACGATATAAAAAATTTAAATGAACACGAGCTTATACAAGAAATAAACAAGCTTGCAAAAAAAGAGGAACTTTCTCAAGAAGAACTTATATTACAAAAAACACTTAGAAATGAATATATATCGAGAGTAAAGAAGAATTTAAAATCACATCTTGATAATATAAAGCCTCAAAACACATGATTAAAAAGTAAGGAGGTAGACAATTAATGGACACTTATGTGGTTTTTAAAATAAACGAACAAAAATATTGTGTAAATATATTAACTATAAAAGAAATTTGCAGCAATAAAGAAGCAACTTTCTTACCAAACACACCGTCATTTATAGAAGGCATTATAAATTTGCGTGGAGAAGTTTTAACCATAATAAACCTTTCTAAAAAATTAGGAATTCTTTCCACTACACCATTCCAAGAGCAAAAAATATTGGTGGTTTTAATTGATGAATTACTAATCGGTTTTTTGGTTGACGAAGTCATAGGTATTATACACACACCTTCGGAAGATGTTAATGATAAACCAAAAATGCTTGAAAATGAAGTGAATTTCATAAACAGCATCATTAAATCAGAAGATGAAATGATAATATCTATAGATTTAAAACATATTTTAAATAAAGAAGAGCTGTCAAGTGTAGAACAACTCAATAAAGAGCAAGCAATATGATGAGTATAAAAAAACATACAAGCAATATAAATCTTGCTATACAAAATATAATTGACTCCATGCAAAGCGGTAAAGAAGAAATTTTTAATATAACCGAATCTATTAATAAAGAAAACACAATAATTCAATCTGATATAGTCAAGACTAAAAAAACCATAAGTATTTATACTAAAGAAGTGGAAGATTTAAAAGAGAGTGAACTTATCAGCAGAGAAAAACTTTTATTAGTAAGTAAAGACTTCAATCATTACACTCATGAAGATATAAAAAATGCATATGAAGAAGCACTTACGTTGCAAGAAAAACTGCTTGCAAAAAAAAGCGATGTCACAACAGTTTTACAGACTCTCGAAAATTTAGAAAAAAGAATAGAAAAAAATAAAGAACTCACAGAAAAAGCAGACAGATTATTAAATAGAATTGAAGTATTAAGCGAATATATAAAAGTAGATGTATCAGATGATGAAGATGATATAAAAGATGCTACCGGAAAATGGATACTTTCTCAAGAGAAAGAAAAAAGTAGAATATCAAGAGATATTCATGACGGACCTGCTCAAACATTAGCATCTATAGTTATGAAATCTGATATAATAAAAAGACTTATAGAAAAGGATTCACCTAAAAATACTATATATAGAGAATTAGAACAACTTAAACACCAACTTAGAAATGCAATAAAAGAAATAAGAAGAATAATATACGACTTAAGGCCGACTTCTTTGGACGAATTAGGACTTATTCCAAGTATACAAGGGCTTATAGCCAAAGCAAAAGAAGATTATGATATAAATTTCAATTTATCTACAAGAAAAAATGATCCAATCAAAAGTTCTACTACAAAAATAATATGTTTTAGAGTTTTACAAGAATCAATAAATAATATTTTAAAGCATTCTAACGCTAAAAATGTAGATATAAACATATCTATCGGTTCTAAAACAATAATATTGAAAGTAGAAGATGATGGAATAGGTTTTAATATTGAAGATATTGACTCTTCAAAATCATTTGGGCTTTCATCTCTTAAAGAAAGAATTTTGTTAGCTGAAGGAGAAGTAAAGATACTATCTAAGCCCAATAACGGAACACGACTCGAAATAAAAATACCAAACAAGGAGGATATATATGCATAATGACAGAATAAGAGTGATGATCGCAGATGATCATGAGCTTATAAGAGAGGGAATATCAAGAATATTAGATATGGAAAATGATATAGAAGTGGTCTGCAAAGCAAAATCAGGTCCAGAAGCAATAGAATCACTAAAAAAATGTAAAGTTGATGTTATACTTTTAGATATAAATATGCCTGATATGACAGGTATAGAAATACTTAAAAAACTTAAATCATCACATTCAAAACCAAAAATAATAATGCTTACAGTATATGATGACGTAGAATATGTATCACAAAGCGTCAGCTTAGGAGCAGACGGATATGTATTAAAAGATTCAGATTCTGAAACTTTGATAAAAACAATAAAAATAGTAAACTCAGGAGGCAGTTATATACAGCCTACCCTTGCTACAAAGTTGATAAAACACATAACAAAAGAAAAACAAGCATATAAAGAGGAAGTAGACGCTGTTCAATCTCTAACGAGAAAGGAAATAGTAGTTGTAAAAGCTATAGCTAACGGATTAAGTAACAAAGGAATCTCAGAAAAACTTAAGATAAGCGAAAAAACAGTGAAAAACCACGTATCAAGCATATTAAAAAAATTGGAATTGCAAGATAGAACTCAAGTAGCCATATATGCAATAAAAAATAAAATAGTTGAATTATAACAAAATTTTGTTCAATTTATTATAAAATAAAACAACCACCTAAAAGGCGGTTGTTTTATTTTATAATTATTTATTGCTTTTTCTCCAAATTTTCATCTTTTCAGCATCTTTTATAAGCTCTTCTCTAAAATCCGGATGAGCTATATTTATAAGTGCCTCTGCTCTTTGCCATGTACTTAAACCTTTTAAATTTACCTTACCGTATTCTGTAACTACATAATGAGTGTTAGGTCTTGCGGCAGTAACTGCAGAACCTTCTTTCAATGTAGGTATTATTCTTGATGTCATTTTTCCTTCTTTATCTGTAACAGTAGATGATAAGCATATAAAGCTCTTTCCACCATTTGATAAATATGCACCAAGCACAAAATCAAGCTGACCGCCAGCACCACTTATATGTTTTGTTCCTGAAGATTCTGAGCTTACCTGACCGAACAAATCAACATCTACTGCGTTATTTATAGATATAAAATTATCTAAAGATGCTATAATTCTTGCATCATTTGTATAATCAACAGGAGCTGACATAAGCATAGGATTATCATCCATAAAATCATACATAGCCTTAGTACCTGCGCCAAAAGCATATGTTTGTCTAAATCTGTCTATATTTTTCTTAGCACCTGTTATCTTACCTTTTTCAGTCATCTCTACAAAAGCATCTACATACATTTCTGTATGAACTCCTAAATCTTTTAAATCAGAGTCTGCTATTACAGAGCCTACTGCATTCGGCATACCACCTATACCTAATTGTAAGCATGCTCCATTTGGTATTTCTTCAACTATCATATTTGCAACTTTTATATCTACTTCCGAATATGAGCCGGCTTTCATAGCTGCAATAGGTGTATTGCTTCCTTCAATTATATAATCAACTTTTGATATATGCACTTCAGACTCAAAACCACCAAGACATCTCGGCATATTTTTATTTACCTCAACCACAACTTTTTTACTACTTTCTATTAAAGCCATCATATGAGATGCATTAGGTCCGAAATTAAAAAATCCATGTTTATCCATAGGTGTAACCTGCATTACAGCAACATCTACCGGAATAGGATTCTCTCTATAATATCTTGGCATTTCAGAATATCTTAGAGGAATATAAAAAGCTCTTTTATTACTTGCCATTTTTCTTTCTATACCTGAACAATGCCAACTATTCCATGTAAAATGCTCTCCTGTTTCATCAGCTTTGATTACCTCAGGCTCCCAAAAAATTACTCCTCCTCTAAGATTTACATCTTTAAGCTCATTT containing:
- a CDS encoding response regulator, which codes for MHNDRIRVMIADDHELIREGISRILDMENDIEVVCKAKSGPEAIESLKKCKVDVILLDINMPDMTGIEILKKLKSSHSKPKIIMLTVYDDVEYVSQSVSLGADGYVLKDSDSETLIKTIKIVNSGGSYIQPTLATKLIKHITKEKQAYKEEVDAVQSLTRKEIVVVKAIANGLSNKGISEKLKISEKTVKNHVSSILKKLELQDRTQVAIYAIKNKIVEL
- a CDS encoding butyryl-CoA:acetate CoA-transferase, which translates into the protein MDYSKQYKEKLVTAEKAAELVKSGDWVDYGWCVGTAYDFDKALAKRVNELKDVNLRGGVIFWEPEVIKADETGEHFTWNSWHCSGIERKMASNKRAFYIPLRYSEMPRYYRENPIPVDVAVMQVTPMDKHGFFNFGPNASHMMALIESSKKVVVEVNKNMPRCLGGFESEVHISKVDYIIEGSNTPIAAMKAGSYSEVDIKVANMIVEEIPNGACLQLGIGGMPNAVGSVIADSDLKDLGVHTEMYVDAFVEMTEKGKITGAKKNIDRFRQTYAFGAGTKAMYDFMDDNPMLMSAPVDYTNDARIIASLDNFISINNAVDVDLFGQVSSESSGTKHISGAGGQLDFVLGAYLSNGGKSFICLSSTVTDKEGKMTSRIIPTLKEGSAVTAARPNTHYVVTEYGKVNLKGLSTWQRAEALINIAHPDFREELIKDAEKMKIWRKSNK
- the hpt gene encoding hypoxanthine phosphoribosyltransferase, with protein sequence MKISSIFISQEDIKNKVYEIAKSIEKDFKGEEVLLVGVLKGASVFLSDLIRNIDLDVEIDFMAVSSYGMSTKSSGVVKILKDLDNDISGKNVIIVEDIIDTGLTLKYLKDYLSNKNAKVLKICTLLDKPSRRKCDIDVDYIGFEIEDKFIVGYGIDYKEKYRNLSYIAFVEE
- a CDS encoding DUF896 domain-containing protein, producing the protein MDDIKNLNEHELIQEINKLAKKEELSQEELILQKTLRNEYISRVKKNLKSHLDNIKPQNT
- a CDS encoding sensor histidine kinase, which encodes MMSIKKHTSNINLAIQNIIDSMQSGKEEIFNITESINKENTIIQSDIVKTKKTISIYTKEVEDLKESELISREKLLLVSKDFNHYTHEDIKNAYEEALTLQEKLLAKKSDVTTVLQTLENLEKRIEKNKELTEKADRLLNRIEVLSEYIKVDVSDDEDDIKDATGKWILSQEKEKSRISRDIHDGPAQTLASIVMKSDIIKRLIEKDSPKNTIYRELEQLKHQLRNAIKEIRRIIYDLRPTSLDELGLIPSIQGLIAKAKEDYDINFNLSTRKNDPIKSSTTKIICFRVLQESINNILKHSNAKNVDINISIGSKTIILKVEDDGIGFNIEDIDSSKSFGLSSLKERILLAEGEVKILSKPNNGTRLEIKIPNKEDIYA
- a CDS encoding chemotaxis protein CheW, with translation MDTYVVFKINEQKYCVNILTIKEICSNKEATFLPNTPSFIEGIINLRGEVLTIINLSKKLGILSTTPFQEQKILVVLIDELLIGFLVDEVIGIIHTPSEDVNDKPKMLENEVNFINSIIKSEDEMIISIDLKHILNKEELSSVEQLNKEQAI
- a CDS encoding SpoIIE family protein phosphatase — its product is MSNLDKTLSTMVEISKIVTSSKDFFDIKDLVIDKMLEIIPPKRACVNIFRQDTYEYTYLVCKETLGDIPKYINGEETAIGKKITMEEFPQYIYDAVVNKKTCYIEDLFEDERGESERDFAELNGYVSRIAVPLISGDKARGFMTCFLGPEEKLLQDDIKFMESVASLLALSVDITSRNREIDEIVRKLRDAIVSIETLTDNLYENKGLDSYFKLIARDICKITNSKSAMIFIDDEDSDLRIIQSHGNRKRLAITTNFLKYNPNDKKKTFTFEDIPPNVSKYGISTIAYENIIKDDRKIGQIVMINSEKYRTDDLRILGIYAAQVLLSVHLFTSNRKLLEDSIIHRDLQLVHQQQKLIMEDEIMSEDDFLNIDYLNVPYKYIGGDFCKFIKVEQDKYILFIADVMGHGIMSNYFVAMTKGAINLLLTMTSSPSTILAQLNNILFKELDKMDVFITSKMIFFDFKNNKAYASNAGHTVPIAVYKDEKGKRNYRLMNGSTSIALGIFENTVYEEEVFDISDIELFAVYTDGIIESKNEQGQEYGADNLAKYIIKKLDEGEEKPCQDLLSEIEDFTNKKKLEDDITIFTIRKK
- a CDS encoding molybdopterin-binding protein, whose product is MKLIDTKDAVGYILCHDITQIVKDKVKDARFRKGHIIKDEDIPVLLSLGKEHIYVWEKDDDNMMHENDAAQFMIDLTRTEDMSFTPVKEGKMELVADIDGYFTVDVNLLKEINMQKDIMMASIKGDTPIKKGTKLSGMRIIPLVIEKQKMEDLKKIINGKKVFDIKPFVRKKAGIVTTGSEVYHRRIKDEFTPVVKEKLADFGVEVIAHETVSDDTQMITEAIKKLKSAGCDIILCTGGMSVDPDDLTPKAISLTADKFVTYGTPVLPGAMFALSYFDDKVPIMGLPGSVMYCAKTVFDIILPRALADIEIDKEFIASLGHGGLL